One window of the Camelina sativa cultivar DH55 chromosome 1, Cs, whole genome shotgun sequence genome contains the following:
- the LOC104700200 gene encoding bZIP transcription factor 2 yields MASSSSTYRSSSSSDGGNNNPSSDSVVTVDERKRKRMLSNRESARRSRMRKQKHVDDLTAQINQLSNDNRQILNSLTVTSQLYMKIQAENSVLTAQMSELSTRLQSLNEIVDLVQSNGAGFGVDQIDGCGFDDRTVGIDGYYDDMMSGVNHWGGSVYSNQPIMANDINMY; encoded by the coding sequence atggcGTCATCAAGCAGCACGTACCGGAGCTCTAGCTCTTCCGACGGCGGTAATAACAACCCATCTTCAGACTCCGTCGTCACCGTCGACGAGCGAAAACGTAAAAGAATGCTGTCGAACCGTGAGTCTGCACGTAGGTCAAGGATGCGTAAACAAAAACACGTTGACGATCTAACGGCTCAGATCAATCAGCTGTCGAACGACAACCGTCAGATCTTGAACAGCCTCACCGTGACATCTCAGCTTTACATGAAGATCCAAGCCGAGAACTCTGTTCTCACCGCTCAGATGTCTGAGCTTAGCACCAGGCTCCAGTCTTTGAACGAGATCGTTGATCTCGTTCAATCCAACGGTGCAGGATTTGGTGTTGACCAGATCGACGGCTGTGGTTTCGATGATCGTACGGTTGGGATTGACGGATATTACGATGATATGATGAGTGGTGTTAATCATTGGGGTGGTTCGGTTTACTCTAACCAACCCATCATGGCTAATGATATCAATATGtattga